The following proteins come from a genomic window of Oncorhynchus mykiss isolate Arlee chromosome 19, USDA_OmykA_1.1, whole genome shotgun sequence:
- the LOC118941513 gene encoding uncharacterized protein LOC118941513 isoform X1 encodes MDVDVKLEEDEREISHTVIWSDSINAWIDYPNSTLSENTETGYHVGLLKEHSHVPPISPQTTSHRQILRIFPEMTGASDGENRAVKLVYFCKDQDTIGTSEGNSIKEQSWHLAPSSDILTGHASTFSGYFEAQINPTSQVSSQTQTNNKLPSDNVNIPSPSTAIHSVLTSPATESDCHLAVSTRPILPEYCEPLNFPSDEEEDYNANLSPRQQCRKTLEDKWIRQCRGSYSRPNLRKFGRYWKDPYVKCKEIGVDFNVGSGAKQKLHLHLLTVGVMLEVSEYARNINRSRPHVIFDILDYNFVLGVQNEQQYDFSNRVENKLKEMLKIRSKRTPEWLTEVFDLPDPKTVTVLEYSLKWAQLYLQNSLSNPTPFDVCIKEEPVVGLISPLHVTTESFSTETDVTQCADETAILGPENGRNDTCTRPYMGIVRPQHVQAETFPTQTDITMDQSFMMPTVEEALRELYPICKGKGLDLVVKSKYGKNKKLDLHLLTRDVMFELADFASQVCGNWKQVVCEVLEHNFDLDLKSGKTELAEDIMGRLKAVLQRKTGKHGIWRLELENEAFLKKSRKRKNPAEMSTNQKVTTASLEPKYQMNEVSKRRRLNLMSKKKDMDMLVTKETEGGHFSEVVQIEPRLVKIERISDETDLALCTDETKQIVVTNLDQSNVTSHTKNMVKAKACYPLCEEIGLDLDVTSKPSKKKLELNLLTNGVIFEVHKYAGIKSNRQKKKSGYILVDILKYNFDLSLQNQRRNLFPLHICCKVKRLVQKHKSELVRKREISKEVFIIPSVLKSQAKTNVLSEKNMERNARLVYPHHGKDTISVETAETVSTDEAAMLDRDNGPAEICIKEEEEEE; translated from the exons ATGGATGTTGACGTTAAACTAGAGGAAGATGAGAGGGAGATATCCCATACAGTAATTTGGTCTGATTCGATTAATGCCTGGATAGATTACCCAAATTCAACATTGTCAGAAAACACAGAAACAGGTTACCATGTGGGTTTACTGAAAGAGCATTCACATGTACCTCCCATCAGTCCCCAAACAACAAGCCACAGGCAGATTTTACGTATTTTTCCTGAAATGACCGGAGCAAGTGATGGGGAGAACAGGGCTGTCAAACTGGTTTATTTCTGTAAAGATCAAGATACCATCGGCACATCTGAAGGGAATTCAATCAAGGAACAGTCATGGCATTTAGCGCCGTCCAGTGATATTCTGACAGGACATGCATCCACTTTCAGTGGCTATTTTGAAGCTCAAATCAACCCAACTTCACAGGTTTCTAGCCAAACACAGACCAATAATAAATTGCCCTCTGACAATGTTAATATCCCAAGCCCTAGTACTGCCATTCATTCTGTGCTAACCTCACCTGCTACAGAAAGCGACTGTCATTTAGCTGTATCTACTAGACCTATTCTTCCAGAATATTGTGAGCCATTGAACTTTCCCTCTGATGAAGAGGAAGACTACAATGCCAATTTAAGTCCAAGACAACAATGCCGGAAAACGTTAGAGGATAAATGGATACGTCAGTGTCGTGGCAGTTACTCAAGACCCAACCTAAGAAAGTTTGGGAGATATTGGAAAGATCCATACGTCAAGTGCAAGGAGATCGGTGTAGATTTCAATGTTGGATCTGGAGCGAAACAGAAACTTCATTTGCATTTACTGACAGTTGGTGTAATGCTTGAGGTGTCAGAATATGCTAGAAACATTAATAGATCTCGCCCTCATGTTATCTTTGATATTCTAGATTACAACTTTGTTCTTGGTgtacaaaatgaacaacaataTGACTTTTCTAACAGGGTAGAAAATAAATTAAAAGAAATGCTGAAGATTCGTTCTAAGAGAACACCTGAGTGGTTAACAGAAGTCTTTGACCTTCCTGATCCAAAGACAGTTACAGTTTTGGAATACTCCCTTAAATGGGCACAGTTGTATTTGCAAAACAGCTTGTCAAATCCTACACCTTTTGACGTTTGCATAAAGGAGGAGCCTGTTGTAGGCCTGATCTCTCCTCTGCATGTGACGACTGAGAGCTTCTCCACTGAGACAGATGTGACACAGTGTGCTGATGAGACGGCAATCCTTGGCCCTGAAAATGGACGTAATGATACCTGCACAAGGCCTTATATGGGCATCGTCCGTCCTCAACATGTCCAGGCGGAAACCTTCCCAACTCAGACAGATATAACAATGGATCAATCCTTCATGATGCCCACTGTAGAAGAAGCATTGAGGGAACTCTACCCAATCTGCAAGGGAAAAGGACTTGACCTTGTTGTGAAATCAAAATATGGGAAAAATAAGAAACTTGACTTGCATCTATTGACCAGAGATGTAATGTTTGAATTGGCTGATTTTGCCTCACAAGTGTGTGGAAATTGGAAGCAGGTTGTGTGTGAGGTTCTCGAGCATAATTTTGATTTGGATTTAAAAAGTGGGAAAACTGAGCTGGCCGAAGATATTATGGGAAGGTTAAAAGCAGTTTTACAGCGCAAGACGGGTAAACACGGTATATGGAGATTGGAACTTGAAAATGAAGCTTTCTTAAAGAAGTCACGTAAACGAAAGAACCCTGCGGAGATGTCCACTAACCAGAAGGTCACTACAGCATCACTTGAGCCAAAATACCAAATGAATGAAGTATCAAAAAGGAGGAGATTGAATTTAATGAGCAAGAAGAAAGACATGGACATGTTAGTAACCAAGGAGACCGAGGGAGGCCATTTCTCTGAAGTAGTACAAATAGAACCTCGTCTTGTCAAAATAGAGAGAATCTCTGATGAGACTGACCTGGCACTTTGTACTGACGAAACAAAGCAAATTGTCGTTACCAACTTGGACCAATCAAATGTGACGTCTCACACCAAAAATATGGTGAAAGCCAAAGCGTGCTACCCACTCTGTGAGGAAATAGGTCTGGACCTTGATGTCACATCCAAACCATCTAAAAAGAAACTGGAATTGAATTTACTGACAAACGGTGTAATATTTGAGGTGCATAAATATGCAGGGATAAAATCCAAtcgtcaaaaaaaaaaaagtgggtaCATTCTCGTTGATATTCTAAAATACAATTTTGATCTTAGTTTGCAAAATCAGAGACGTAATCTATTTCCACTGCATATTTGCTGTAAAGTGAAACGATTGGTTCAGAAACACAAATCTGAGCTCGTGAGAAAAAGAGAAATCTCAAAAGAGGTGTTCATAATACCGAGTGTGCTTAAAAGCCAAGCAAAAACAAATGTGCTTTCAGAAAAAAATATGGAACGAAACGCAAGGCTGGTTTATCCTCATCATGGTAAAGACACTATCTCTGTGGAGACAGCTGAAACAGTCTCCACTGATGAAGCAGCGATGCTTGACCGGGATAATGGACCTGCTGAGATCTGcataaag gaggaggaggaggaggagtag
- the LOC118941513 gene encoding uncharacterized protein LOC118941513 isoform X2, producing MWVYGKSIHMYLPSVPQTTSHGQILRIFPEMTGASDGENRAVKLVYFCKDQDAIGTSEGNSIKEQSWHLAPSSDILTGHASTFSGYFEAQINPTSQVSSQTQTNNKLPSDNVNIPSSSTAIHSVLTSPATESDCHLAVSTRPILPEYCEPLNFPSDEEEDYNANLSPRLQCQKTLEDKWICQCRGSYSRPNLRKFGRYWKDPYVKCKEIGVDFNVGSGAKQKLNLHLLTVGVMLEVSEYARIINRSRPHVIFDILDYNFVLGVQNEQQYDFSYRVENKLKEMLKSRSKRTPEWLTEVFDLPHPKTVTVLEYSLKWAQLNLQNSLSNPTPFDICIKEEPVVGLISPLHVTTESFSTETDVTRCADETAILGPENGRNDTCTRYEPYMGIVRPQHVQTETFPTQTDITSFMMPTVEEALRELYPICKGKGLDLVVKSKYWKNKKLDLHLLTRDVMFELADFASQVCGNRKQVVCEVLERNFDLDLKSGKTELAKDIMRKLGKVLKRKTGKHGIWRLELENEAFLKKSRKRKNPAEMSTSQKVTTASLEPKYQMKEVSKRRRLNLMSKKKDMDMLVTKETEGGHFSEVVQIEPRLVKIERISDETDLALCTDETKQIVVTNLDQSNVTSHTKNMVKAKACYPLCEEIGLDLDVTSKPSKQKLEFNLLTNGVIFEVYNYAGIKSNRQKRRSGCILIDILKYNFDLSLQNQRRNLFPLHICCKVKRLVQKHKSELVRKREISKEVFTIPSVLKSQAKTNVLSEKNMEQNPRLVYPHHGKDTISVETAETVSTDEAAMLDRDNGPAEICIKEEEEEEE from the coding sequence ATGTGGGTTTACGGAAAGAGCATTCACATGTACCTCCCATCAGTCCCCCAAACAACAAGCCACGGGCAGATTTTACGTATTTTTCCTGAAATGACCGGAGCAAGTGATGGGGAGAACAGGGCTGTCAAACTGGTTTATTTCTGTAAAGATCAAGATGCCATCGGCACATCTGAAGGGAATTCAATCAAAGAGCAGTCATGGCATTTAGCACCGTCCAGTGATATTCTGACAGGACATGCATCCACTTTCAGTGGTTATTTTGAAGCTCAAATCAACCCAACTTCACAGGTTTCTAGCCAAACACAGACCAATAATAAATTGCCCTCTGACAATGTTAATATCCCAAGCTCTAGTACTGCCATTCATTCTGTGCTAACCTCACCTGCTACAGAAAGCGACTGTCATTTAGCTGTATCTACTAGACCTATTCTTCCAGAATATTGTGAGCCATTGAACTTTCCCTCTGATGAAGAGGAAGACTACAATGCCAATTTAAGTCCAAGACTACAATGCCAGAAAACGTTAGAGGATAAATGGATATGTCAGTGTCGTGGCAGTTACTCAAGACCCAACCTAAGAAAGTTTGGGAGATATTGGAAAGATCCATACGTCAAGTGCAAGGAGATCGGTGTAGATTTCAATGTTGGATCTGGAGCGAAACAGAAACTGAATTTGCATTTACTGACAGTTGGTGTAATGCTTGAGGTGTCAGAATATGCTAGAATCATTAATAGATCTCGCCCTCATGTTATCTTTGATATTCTAGATTACAACTTTGTTCTTGGTgtacaaaatgaacaacaataTGACTTTTCATACAGGGTAGAAAATAAATTAAAAGAAATGCTGAAGAGTCGTTCTAAGAGAACACCTGAGTGGTTAACAGAAGTCTTTGACCTTCCTCATCCAAAGACAGTTACAGTTTTGGAATACTCCCTTAAATGGGCACAGTTGAATTTGCAAAACAGCTTGTCAAATCCTACACCTTTTGACATTTGCATAAAGGAGGAGCCTGTTGTGGGCCTGATCTCTCCTCTGCATGTGACGACTGAGAGCTTCTCCACTGAGACAGATGTGACACGGTGTGCTGATGAGACGGCAATCCTTGGCCCTGAAAATGGACGTAATGATACCTGCACAAGGTATGAGCCTTATATGGGCATCGTCCGTCCTCAACATGTCCAGACGGAAACCTTCCCAACTCAGACAGATATAACATCCTTCATGATGCCCACTGTAGAAGAAGCATTGAGGGAACTCTACCCAATCTGTAAGGGAAAAGGACTTGACCTTGTTGTGAAATCAAAATATTGGAAAAATAAGAAACTTGACTTGCATCTATTGACCAGAGATGTAATGTTTGAATTGGCTGATTTTGCCTCACAAGTGTGTGGAAATCGGAAGCAGGTTGTGTGTGAGGTTCTCGAGCGTAATTTTGATTTGGATTTAAAAAGTGGGAAAACTGAGCTGGCCAAAGATATTATGAGAAAGTTAGGAAAGGTTTTAAAGCGCAAGACGGGTAAACACGGTATATGGAGATTGGAACTTGAAAATGAAGCTTTCTTAAAGAAGTCACGTAAAAGAAAGAACCCTGCGGAGATGTCCACTAGCCAGAAGGTCACTACAGCATCACTTGAGCCAAAATACCAAATGAAAGAAGTATCAAAAAGGAGGAGATTGAATTTAATGAGCAAGAAGAAAGACATGGACATGTTAGTAAccaaggagacagagggaggccaTTTCTCTGAAGTAGTACAAATAGAACCTCGTCTTGTCAAAATAGAGAGAATCTCTGATGAGACTGACCTTGCACTTTGTACTGACGAAACAAAGCAAATTGTCGTTACCAACTTGGACCAATCAAATGTGACGTCTCACACCAAAAATATGGTGAAAGCCAAAGCGTGCTACCCACTCTGTGAGGAAATAGGTCTGGACCTTGATGTCACATCCAAACCATCTAAACAGAAACTGGAATTTAATTTACTGACAAACGGTGTAATATTTGAGGTGTATAACTATGCAGGGATAAAATCCAATCGTCAAAAAAGAAGAAGTGGGTGCATTCTCATTGATATTCTAAAATACAATTTTGATCTTAGTTTGCAAAATCAGAGACGTAATCTATTTCCACTGCATATTTGCTGTAAAGTGAAACGATTGGTTCAGAAACACAAATCTGAGCTCGTGAGAAAAAGAGAAATCTCAAAAGAGGTGTTCACAATACCGAGTGTGCTTAAAAGCCAAGCAAAAACAAATGTGCTTTCAGAAAAAAATATGGAACAAAACCCAAGGCTGGTTTATCCTCATCATGGTAAAGACACTATCTCTGTGGAGACAGCTGAAACAGTCTCCACTGATGAAGCAGCGATGCTTGACCGGGATAATGGACCTGCTGAGATCTGcataaaggaggaggaggaggaggaggagtag